In Calditrichota bacterium, a single window of DNA contains:
- the typA gene encoding translational GTPase TypA, with product MRKNEFRNIAIIAHVDHGKTTLVDGMLRQSGIFRENQQVNDRVMDSMDLERERGITIMAKNTAVWYKHIKINIIDTPGHADFGGEVERSLNLVDGALLLVDASEGPLPQTRFVVKKALAKKLPIILVINKIDRSDSRINAVINEVYDLFIDLDADEEQIDFPILYTNAKLGVAHLELDDASENLKPLFDTIVSEIPGPKADDDATPQFLVTNLDYDSYVGQIAIGRLANGKLSMGMTYSLCGKNEITRGVKFSALYSFHGLGKKQVDVVHSGDIIALAGVDNIQIGDTISGLENPQPLPRIHVDEPTVSMIFYVNNSPFAGTEGQFLTSRHLRERLGRETKGNVAIKVIPQNRADAFEVRGRGELQMAVLIETMRREGYEFMVSKPQVIKKEIDGKFFEPVERIFIDVPEEYVGVVTEKLSKRKGRMTDLNNHGNGRVNIEFVIPTRGLIGFRSQFLTDTKGTGVMNALFEGFEPWFGPIPQRASGSLIADRAGRVTHYACVGMVDRGELFVSPNTQVYNGMVIGERNRNSDLEVNITKEKKLTNMRSSTSDATVTLRPPRLLSLDQSIEFIAEDELVEVTPKNIRLRKMELNVQKRTALKKKEKITEMKVA from the coding sequence GAATTCAGAAATATTGCCATCATCGCCCACGTGGATCACGGAAAAACGACACTGGTTGACGGTATGCTGCGACAAAGCGGCATTTTCCGGGAAAATCAGCAGGTGAACGACCGGGTGATGGACTCCATGGATCTGGAACGGGAGCGCGGCATCACGATCATGGCAAAAAACACGGCGGTGTGGTACAAACACATCAAAATAAACATCATCGACACGCCGGGACATGCGGATTTTGGCGGCGAAGTTGAGCGCAGCCTGAATCTCGTCGATGGCGCTCTGCTTTTAGTCGACGCCAGCGAGGGACCTTTACCCCAAACCAGATTTGTCGTGAAAAAAGCGCTGGCGAAAAAATTGCCCATCATTCTTGTGATCAATAAAATTGATCGCTCGGATTCCAGAATTAACGCGGTCATCAACGAAGTTTACGACCTGTTCATTGATCTGGATGCAGACGAAGAACAAATCGATTTTCCGATACTTTACACCAACGCAAAATTGGGTGTCGCTCATCTGGAATTAGACGATGCTTCCGAGAATCTCAAACCTTTATTCGATACAATTGTCTCTGAGATTCCCGGGCCCAAAGCCGACGACGACGCAACGCCACAATTTCTCGTGACAAATCTTGATTACGATTCTTACGTCGGCCAGATTGCTATCGGGCGTTTGGCTAATGGGAAATTGTCCATGGGCATGACATATTCGCTCTGCGGAAAAAATGAAATTACGCGCGGCGTTAAGTTTTCTGCGTTGTATTCTTTCCACGGGCTGGGGAAAAAGCAGGTTGACGTCGTCCATTCAGGCGACATCATTGCGCTGGCAGGTGTGGACAACATTCAGATCGGCGACACGATTTCGGGTCTGGAAAATCCGCAGCCGTTACCGCGCATCCACGTGGATGAGCCGACGGTGTCCATGATTTTTTACGTGAATAACAGCCCCTTCGCCGGAACCGAAGGACAATTTTTGACATCAAGGCATTTGAGAGAGCGGCTGGGACGCGAGACAAAAGGCAATGTCGCCATCAAAGTCATTCCGCAGAATCGCGCCGATGCTTTTGAAGTGCGCGGCCGCGGCGAGCTGCAAATGGCAGTGCTGATCGAAACCATGCGGCGCGAGGGTTACGAATTCATGGTCTCCAAACCTCAGGTGATCAAAAAAGAGATCGACGGGAAATTTTTTGAACCCGTAGAAAGAATTTTTATCGACGTGCCGGAAGAATACGTGGGCGTAGTGACGGAGAAACTCTCCAAACGAAAAGGTCGCATGACTGATTTGAACAATCACGGAAACGGCCGCGTCAACATCGAATTTGTCATCCCGACGCGCGGGCTCATCGGATTTCGCAGCCAATTTTTGACGGACACCAAGGGCACCGGCGTGATGAATGCGCTCTTTGAAGGTTTCGAGCCTTGGTTTGGCCCCATTCCGCAGCGCGCATCCGGTTCGCTCATCGCGGACAGAGCCGGCAGAGTGACGCATTACGCGTGTGTGGGCATGGTGGATCGCGGCGAACTTTTCGTCTCTCCGAACACGCAGGTTTACAACGGCATGGTCATCGGCGAGCGCAACAGAAATAGCGATCTGGAAGTCAATATCACCAAAGAAAAGAAACTAACCAACATGCGCAGTTCCACGTCCGACGCCACGGTGACCTTGCGGCCTCCGCGGTTGCTTTCGCTGGATCAGTCCATTGAATTCATCGCCGAAGACGAGCTTGTGGAAGTCACACCAAAAAATATCCGTCTGCGAAAAATGGAGCTGAATGTGCAGAAAAGGACGGCTTTGAAGAAAAAAGAGAAGATTACGGAGATGAAGGTGGCGTGA
- a CDS encoding carboxypeptidase-like regulatory domain-containing protein, which yields MRWTGMTMILLIFAGCIATQSGMRREKRRPFNPADYKFLQLTGTSEIEGQIVLPKPNGGKEFGVGCEVTLNPATSYSEEFYVKTVQNGIPIEEPDLRALKYIRKTVTDDSGKFVFKRLGEGKYYLYAPVKIEIPRGNGKTRKISTYVHQTIYLHTDEKLKVVLTK from the coding sequence ATGCGCTGGACTGGGATGACAATGATTTTGTTGATTTTTGCGGGATGTATAGCGACGCAATCCGGGATGAGACGCGAAAAACGGAGACCCTTTAATCCGGCAGATTATAAATTTTTGCAATTGACCGGTACTTCGGAAATTGAGGGACAAATTGTTTTGCCGAAACCAAATGGAGGAAAAGAATTTGGCGTCGGCTGCGAAGTGACCCTAAATCCCGCGACAAGCTACAGCGAGGAATTTTACGTGAAAACCGTGCAGAACGGCATTCCCATCGAAGAGCCGGATTTGCGCGCTTTAAAATATATTCGCAAAACCGTGACCGATGACTCCGGAAAATTTGTCTTCAAACGCCTCGGTGAAGGCAAATATTATCTCTATGCCCCCGTAAAAATTGAAATCCCTCGCGGAAACGGCAAAACAAGAAAAATCAGCACCTACGTGCACCAGACGATTTATTTACATACTGACGAGAAACTGAAGGTGGTTTTGACGAAATAA